The Pseudarthrobacter defluvii DNA window CCGGGCGGCCGCTGAACTCGGTGTTCATGGTGCTGACGCCCAGGTCCACGGCGATCTGGATGGCGCGCTTCCAGTAGCGAACAGCTGCCTCGCGGGCGTCCTCGTCCGGTCCGGACCAACGCAGCACGGGCAGGACGGAGGCGATCTCAATCCCGGCGTCCCTGCAGGCCTTCTTGAGCTGGCCCACCAGTTCGTCGTCCGCTTTGGGGTGGTTGTAGAACGGGATGAAGTCCGCGTGCGGGGTCAGCTGCATGTACTTGTAGCCAAGGTCCGCCACCACCTTGGGGAACTCCAGCAAGCGGTGCGAGTGGTGGAACGGGGTGGGGTCAAGTGCGATTTTCACGTAAACACTCCATTGTGGATCAGGAAGGGTGGAGACACGAAAGGGGACGGATGGCTCCGCCCCCCTTTCCGGTCCTACTTGTAGAGGTCGGGCTTGGGGGCCAGCTTCACGGCGACCTTTTCGCCGTTCTTCTGCGCCTCGACGCCTGCCTCGCAGCATGCCGCGGTGGCGTATCCGTCCCAGGCGGAGGGGCCGCCGATTTCGCCCTTAAGTGCCGCGTCCACCCATGACTGGATTTCGACGTCGTACGCCGCACCGAAGCGCTCCTCGAAGCCGGGGGTGACGTTGCCGCCCCAGCGGCCCGAGCTGCGGGTGTAGGGGCCCTTGTCGCCGCCGATGCTGACGATGCCGTCTTCGAAGGATGCCTGGGTGGCCACCTCGTAGCCGAACTTGGCGTTGACGTAGATTTCGACGTCGGCCAGGACACCGGACTCGGTCTCGAGCAGGACGTGCTGGGGGTCGTGCTGGCCGTTCGGGGCGTTCCGGGTGGCCTTGCCCAGACGGACCTGGATGCTGGTGATTTCCTCGCCGGTGAAGAACCGGATGGCGTCGAACTCGTGGACCACGGAGTCGTTGATGAGCATCTCGTTGGTGAAGCCCTCCGGGGTGCTCGGGTTGCGGTGCTGGTGGTGCAGCATCAGCAGTTCGCCCAGTTCGTGGTTGCGGATGATCGAGCCCAAGGTGGCATATTCGGCGTCGAAGCGGCGCATGAAGCCCACCTGGATCCGCTTGTGGCCCAGCGCCACCTCGGCCTCCACGATCTTCCAGGAGGATTCGGCGTCGGGGGTGAGGGGCTTTTCACAAAGGATGGGGATGTCCCTGGCGAGGGCCTTGAGCAGGATGCCCTCGTGCAGGAAGCCCGGGGTGGCGATCAGGACGGCATTGACGTCGCCGTTGTTGAGGGCTTCCTCGGCGTCTGCGAGCGCAACGGCGCCGGGGATGCCTTCGATGGCGGCCTGGGCGCGTGCGAGGTCCACGTCCACGACGGCGGCAACTTCGGCGCCGTGGATGCGCTTGTTGAGGCGCTGGATGTGGTCGGCGCCCATGCGGCCTGCGCCGATGACGGCCACGCGAAGGTTTTCAGTCATTGTTCTGTCCTTTGGGGTTTGTGGCGGGGTTAGCTGACGGCGGTGCGGGAGCCGCAGGACAGCAGGTAGTTGCGGGTGCGCTTGGCGATCGGCATGGGAACGTCGAAGGCCACGGGGTACATGTCCTGCTCCACAATGCCGAAGATGGGCCGGTCCAGGGCTTCCACGGCTTCAATCACCGCGCGCAGGTCCGGCAGGCCGTTGGGCGGTTCGGTCATGACGCCGGCCAGGTTTGCGGCGGCCCACGTCATGTTTTCCTCGTTGACCTTCTTGAGGATGTCCGGGTTGATCTGCTTCAGGTGCAGGTAGCCGATGCGGTCCGGGTAGTTCTTGATCAGTTCCAGGCTGGAGGCGCCGCAGTATTCGGCGTGTCCAGTGTCCAGGCAGAGGTTCAGGTACTTCGGGTCGGTGGCTGCCAGCAGCGTTTCGATGTCCTCCTGCGCGCCGACGTGGGAGTCGGCGTGGGAGTGGAACTGCTGCTTCAGGCCGAAGTCCTCCAGCAGGGTCTTGCCCAGGCGGTTGTGGCCGTCGAAGAGATCGCTCCAGGCCTTTTCGCTCAACGTGCCGCTTTCC harbors:
- a CDS encoding Gfo/Idh/MocA family protein, which codes for MTENLRVAVIGAGRMGADHIQRLNKRIHGAEVAAVVDVDLARAQAAIEGIPGAVALADAEEALNNGDVNAVLIATPGFLHEGILLKALARDIPILCEKPLTPDAESSWKIVEAEVALGHKRIQVGFMRRFDAEYATLGSIIRNHELGELLMLHHQHRNPSTPEGFTNEMLINDSVVHEFDAIRFFTGEEITSIQVRLGKATRNAPNGQHDPQHVLLETESGVLADVEIYVNAKFGYEVATQASFEDGIVSIGGDKGPYTRSSGRWGGNVTPGFEERFGAAYDVEIQSWVDAALKGEIGGPSAWDGYATAACCEAGVEAQKNGEKVAVKLAPKPDLYK
- a CDS encoding sugar phosphate isomerase/epimerase family protein, with translation MTENKLIIGTAPDSWGVWFADDPKQTPWERFLDEVAESGYKWIELGPYGYLPTDPTRLAEELKARDLKVTAGTVFTAFHRGLDQWETAWEPARKVAELTAAMGGEHIVVIPAMWRDDVTGEAVESGTLSEKAWSDLFDGHNRLGKTLLEDFGLKQQFHSHADSHVGAQEDIETLLAATDPKYLNLCLDTGHAEYCGASSLELIKNYPDRIGYLHLKQINPDILKKVNEENMTWAAANLAGVMTEPPNGLPDLRAVIEAVEALDRPIFGIVEQDMYPVAFDVPMPIAKRTRNYLLSCGSRTAVS